One region of Quercus lobata isolate SW786 chromosome 2, ValleyOak3.0 Primary Assembly, whole genome shotgun sequence genomic DNA includes:
- the LOC115959042 gene encoding TMV resistance protein N-like, with amino-acid sequence MDGSSQVTEPITSGGLESINVLSHILDDNQLFLLYFIMGTYFGPDLKGERPQKSKGIDVFRDDEKLKRGTFIDLELMKAIRESKYAIVILSENYAFSRWCLDELAKILQCMKQTGLTVLPVFYYVNPSVVQNQTETFAEAFAKHEDDPKVSREKL; translated from the exons ATGGATGGCTCATCTCAGGTTACCGAACCTATTACTTCTGGGGGATTAGAATCTATCAATGTACTAAGTCATATACTAGATGATAATCAGCTTTTCCTCTTGTACTTCATCATGGGTACTTACTTTGGCCCGGATCTCAAAGGGGAGAGGCCGCAAAAGTCA AAAGGCATCGACGTGTTTAGAGATGACGAGAAACTCAAACGAGGAACATTCATTGATCTAGAGCTAATGAAAGCTATAAGAGAATCCAAGTATGCAATCGTTATTCTCTCAGAAAACTATGCCTTTTCAAGGTGGTGTTTGGATGAACTTGCCAAGATCTTACAATGCATGAAACAGACGGGACTCACGGTTTTGCCAGTTTTCTACTATGTGAATCCCTCTGTTGTACAAAACCAAACAGAGACTTTTGCAGAAGCTTTTGCTAAACATGAAGATGATCCTAAGGTTAGCAGAGAAAAGTTGTAA
- the LOC115959050 gene encoding uncharacterized protein LOC115959050, with protein sequence MDEVNSIESSQEMSNAESPLWQYVTKVEKPAGAFVKSGGNTYFKCNYCDIVFMGSYSRLKAHLLQISGKGIRACRNVSKSHRLEMQRMHDQVEANKLEEEQRSHIPLPPLPPSRGIPISPFRRQEGSDSSHSTNLVDAKRRKVTMNTTLEKAFQNNARHDLDSRIARMFYTGGLPFNFVRNPHYRSSYAFAATHSIPGYLPPGYNALRTTLLQKERAHVERLLKPIKDSWLENGVSIVSDGWLDPQRRPLINIMAVSDGGPVFIKAIDGSGEFKDKHYIAGVLKNAIKEIGHEKVVQVITDNANVMKAAGALIEGECPKIFWTPCVVHTLNLVLKNICAAKNTEKNEVTYEECSWITRVADDASFIRVFIMNHSMRLTMFNEFCPLKLLQVTDTRFASVVVTLKRLKLIKRCLQAMAISDQWASYREDDVGKAQKVKDMILSDLWWDNIDYILKFTAPIYDMLRIADTDKPCLHLVYEMWDSMIEKVKVVIYRHEGLEEDQYSSFWGVVYDILIDRWTKNSTPLYCLAHSLNPKYYSIEWISKNPKRIPPHQDHEISMERSKCLERYFEDENDLTVVKYEFDKFSGGRFPSPSALTDRWTLLPLVWWQYHGSAIPTFQTLALKLLGQPCSSSCTERNWSTYKFIHSLKRNKMAPARAEDLVYVHSNLRLLSRRNEEYIHTATKMWDIAGDSWNESDMHGGAGILENAALTLDEPELEAIVIGNVNTSATTSESEVRSEAIDLEDDDICV encoded by the exons ATGGACGAAGTTAATAGCATAGAAAGTTCACAAGAGATGTCAAATGCTGAATCCCCTCTTTGGCAGTATGTGACTAAAGTAGAAAAACCAGCTGGTGCATTTGTGAAATCTGGTGGAAACACATATTTTAAGTGCAACTATTGTGATATAGTTTTTATGGGATCCTATTCTAGGCTTAAGGctcatttattacaaatttctgGCAAAGGTATTAGAGCATGCCGTAATGTGTCAAAGAGCCATAGGTTGGAAATGCAGCGAATGCATGATCAAGTTGAGGCTAATAAGTTAGAGGAAGAACAGAGAAGTCATATTCCCTTACCCCCACTTCCCCCAAGCCGTGGGATACCTATTTCCCCATTTCGGAGACAAGAAGGGAGTGATAGTAGTCATAGTACAAATCTGGTTGATGCTAAGAGGAGGAAGGTGACTATGAATACTACTTTGGAGAAAGCATTTCAGAATAATGCTAGACATGATTTAGATAGTAGAATTGCTAGGATGTTTTACACCGGTGGGCTTCCGTTTAACTTTGTAAGGAACCCACATTATCGTAGTTCCTATGCATTTGCTGCTACTCATAGCATTCCAGGTTATCTTCCTCCTGGATACAATGCTTTGAGAACAACACTTTTGCAAAAGGAAAGAGCTCATGTTGAAAGACTCTTGAAACCAATTAAGGACTCTTGGCTTGAAAATGGTGTAAGTATAGTTTCTGATGGATGGTTAGATCCACAAAGGAGGcctcttattaatattatggcTGTATCAGATGGGGGTCCAGTGTTTATAAAGGCAATTGATGGGTCAGGTGAGTTCAAAGATAAGCATTACATTGCTGGGGTGTTGAAGAATGCTATAAAAGAGATTGGACATGAAAAAGTTGTCCAAGTCATCACTGataatgcaaatgtgatgaAGGCTGCTGGAGCTCTTATTGAGGGTGAGTgtcctaaaatattttggacaccTTGTGTTGTCCACACTCTCAATCTAGTTTTGAAGAATATTTGTGCAGCAAAAAACACTGAAAAGAATGAAGTTACATATGAGGAATGTAGTTGGATTACACGTGTTGCTGATGATGCATCCTTCATACGTGTTTTTATCATGAACCATTCTATGAGGTTGAcaatgtttaatgaattttgtcCATTAAAATTGCTCCAAGTTACTGATACTAGATTTGCTTCGGTGGTTGTAACGTTGAAAAGgttgaagttgataaaaagatGCCTTCAAGCCATGGCTATTAGTGACCAATGGGCTTCTTATAGGGAGGATGACGTTGGAAAAGCTCAAAAGGTGAAAGATATGATTCTAAGTGATCTTTGGTGGGATAATATTGATTATATCCTTAAATTCACGGCACCCATTTATGATATGCTACGAATAGCCGACACAGATAAGCCTTGTCTTCATCTTGTGTATgagatgtgggattccatgatAGAGAAGGTGAAAGTAGTGATATATCGGCATGAAGGCTTGGAAGAGGATCAATATAGCTCATTTTGGGGTGTGGTGTATGATATACTCATTGATCGGTGGACTAAAAATTCTACACCACTATATTGCTTGGCTCATTCCTTAAATCCTAA GTATTACTCCATTGAATGGATTTCGAAGAATCCAAAACGCATCCCTCCACATCAAGATCATGAAATTTCTATGGAAAGAAGCAAGTGTTTGGAGCGATACTTTGAAGATGAGAATGACTTAACGGTGGTGAAGTATGAGTTTGATAAATTTTCAGGAGGGAGGTTTCCTTCACCAAGTGCCTTGACGGATAGGTGGACCTTACTACCTTTGGTTTGGTGGCAATACCATGGCTCCGCAATTCCAACTTTTCAAACCCTTGCCCTTAAACTTCTTGGACAACCTTGCTCATCATCATGTACTGAGAGAAATTGGAGCACgtacaaattcattcattccttaaaaagaaacaaaatggctCCTGCACGCGCTGAGGATTTGGTATATGTGCATTCTAATCTTCGACTCTTGTCAAGGCGCAATGAAGAGTACATACATACCGCAACAAAGATGTGGGATATTGCAGGAGACTCTTGGAATGAGAGTGACATGCATGGAGGAGCTGGAATTCTTGAGAATGCAGCTCTTACACTTGATGAGCCAGAGTTGGAGGCTATAGTTATTGGGAATGTTAACACTAGTGCTACTACTAGTGAAAGTGAAGTTCGAAGTGAAGCTATTGATCTTGAGGATGAtgatatttgtgtttga